A genome region from Thermomonospora amylolytica includes the following:
- a CDS encoding GTPase — MGSQSRISARIALPGLRADDEVCCPYCFERVPRRRIAFRCMGRAGRGQGCDPVLDEELAAYTGSAAGASLPPVFEAPGRGGRADCPRCGRTTGRRVCPHCHNPLPPAYCESPGRIVALVGAKNAGKSTYIAVLLHELMNRVGTELDASLVACDDRTIDRYKRDFARPLYDEHRLLPTTASAATAPREPLVYLLTRTRPARRAGRRLGARLPLGRERTESLALVLFDTAGEDLRSRDVRDLHLRYLEAADAIVFLVDPLELPGARAMVRDEAPPPPRTDPDSEPINVIARVTEALRQRRGLRPGERLPVPVAVALTKIDALLPAPAGQSPLHRSRPSRGTLDLDDREAVDAQVRGLLHDWEAGQLDVYLRQQYAEYALFGVSALGGMPSRGRVGAGGVRPHRVEDPLLWLLYRFGMLDGTRGNEV, encoded by the coding sequence GTGGGCAGCCAGTCACGCATCTCCGCCAGGATCGCCCTGCCCGGGCTGCGGGCCGACGACGAGGTCTGCTGCCCGTACTGCTTCGAGCGCGTGCCGCGCCGGCGGATCGCGTTCCGCTGCATGGGGCGGGCCGGGCGAGGGCAGGGCTGCGACCCGGTGCTGGACGAGGAGCTGGCCGCCTACACAGGGTCGGCGGCGGGCGCGTCGCTGCCGCCGGTGTTCGAGGCCCCCGGACGCGGCGGCCGGGCCGACTGCCCGCGCTGCGGGCGGACCACCGGCCGGCGGGTGTGCCCGCACTGCCACAACCCGCTGCCCCCGGCCTACTGCGAGTCCCCCGGCCGGATCGTGGCGCTGGTGGGGGCCAAGAACGCCGGCAAGAGCACCTACATCGCGGTGCTGCTGCACGAGCTGATGAACCGGGTCGGCACCGAGCTGGACGCCTCCCTGGTGGCCTGCGACGACCGCACCATCGACCGGTACAAGCGGGACTTCGCCCGGCCGCTGTACGACGAGCACCGGCTGCTGCCGACCACGGCCAGCGCCGCCACCGCCCCCCGCGAGCCGCTGGTGTACCTGCTGACCCGGACCCGGCCGGCACGGCGGGCGGGGCGGCGGCTGGGGGCGCGGCTGCCGCTGGGCCGGGAGCGGACCGAGTCGCTGGCGCTGGTGCTGTTCGACACCGCGGGCGAGGACCTGCGCAGCCGGGACGTGCGGGACTTGCATCTGCGGTATCTGGAGGCGGCCGACGCGATCGTCTTCCTGGTGGATCCGCTGGAGCTGCCCGGCGCCCGGGCGATGGTCCGCGACGAGGCACCGCCGCCCCCGCGGACCGATCCGGACAGCGAGCCGATCAACGTGATCGCCCGGGTCACCGAGGCGCTGCGGCAGCGCCGCGGGCTGCGGCCGGGCGAGCGGCTGCCGGTGCCGGTGGCGGTGGCGCTGACCAAGATCGACGCCCTGCTGCCCGCCCCGGCCGGGCAGTCGCCGCTGCACCGTTCCCGGCCGTCGCGGGGGACGCTGGACCTGGACGACCGGGAGGCGGTGGACGCGCAGGTGCGGGGCCTGCTGCACGACTGGGAGGCGGGGCAGCTCGACGTGTACCTGCGCCAGCAGTACGCCGAGTACGCCCTGTTCGGGGTGTCGGCGCTGGGCGGGATGCCCAGCCGGGGCCGGGTCGGCGCCGGCGGGGTGCGGCCGCACCGGGTGGAGGACCCGCTGCTGTGGCTGCTGTACCGGTTCGGGATGCTGGACGGAACGCGCGGGAACGAGGTCTGA
- a CDS encoding GAP1-N2 domain-containing protein, translated as MAWQLHYTSAASGPTGRSGFQFVAETPGLPPQARSSVTPLLAYRPPPDAPLSPDDEELAAFPVALAYERAGGRAVLVRSRYLGQDYSGRYGNFFAHAVVAEADELEGLRPIELWGAGFWADRPAEGDLAELEELDPGEGVSPEALADRLAGEGSYRLLVALVDAAVAALDRGHGRVVLVGADVEPIVRWIAVLSYSLPVAAAARLSFTTYSADPGGAPQRVVGTTPDVWAAAHRDEPAFFVDKADKASDDGEGSRFARTVAACWRDHDFAGLDALGELVAVQLADDDRLAGTEDLPLARVLDRAAALLALCRGADPVPAEEEAAAADLLTRFGAQVPEWVWAELVPALPGVGFDLALAMHRWARRVAAAEVADRCAARCVILALEDPSLGDRLHEVRPSPDAARRLAPEVAGALDRAATLTVAGRLVALAARTGVDLPAETVRSVAARCARTAVDDLPGALDGVPAQWRERIVEGAVAGLAEAGPDELPRLLTDEVCDLLQARDWSAAPAVGLRVLGSVGRRHRDRRVDVTGALLRLEGVEPGDVDRVLGEVWAVQASAAECAALLEAFDEAVPSRPALAALPSRAFRQAALEGDAALEDPALLRMAGQVLAAFPEDHAAFCDASVLLEYNRAVGAMQADAAAAGLDAVHAAEGATAEVRDGVFTEAADRLARRDARFRAALLAAASAPVRARLAERWTRPRARGLLGRSGLGAGRRHELVEVVLRMRLAGVREPRLESWARAAAGGRLATRRLDGYLADPALRTELRRLIGDDPAGREG; from the coding sequence GTGGCCTGGCAGCTGCACTACACGTCGGCGGCGAGCGGGCCGACCGGGCGTTCGGGGTTCCAGTTCGTGGCCGAGACCCCCGGCCTGCCGCCGCAGGCCCGGTCGTCGGTCACCCCGCTGCTGGCGTACCGGCCGCCGCCGGACGCGCCGCTGTCGCCGGACGACGAGGAGCTGGCGGCGTTCCCGGTGGCGCTGGCCTACGAGCGGGCGGGCGGCCGGGCGGTGCTGGTGCGGTCCCGCTACCTGGGGCAGGACTACTCGGGCCGGTACGGCAACTTCTTCGCGCACGCGGTGGTGGCCGAGGCCGACGAGCTGGAGGGCCTGCGGCCGATCGAGCTGTGGGGGGCGGGTTTCTGGGCGGACCGGCCCGCCGAGGGGGACCTGGCGGAGCTGGAGGAGCTGGATCCGGGCGAGGGCGTCTCTCCCGAGGCGCTGGCGGACCGGCTGGCCGGGGAGGGCTCCTATCGGCTGCTGGTCGCCCTGGTGGACGCGGCGGTGGCGGCGCTGGACCGGGGTCACGGCCGGGTGGTGCTGGTCGGCGCGGACGTCGAGCCGATCGTGCGGTGGATCGCGGTGCTGTCGTACTCGCTGCCGGTGGCCGCCGCGGCCCGGCTGTCGTTCACCACCTACAGCGCCGACCCCGGCGGGGCGCCGCAGCGGGTGGTGGGGACGACCCCGGACGTGTGGGCGGCGGCGCACCGCGACGAGCCCGCCTTCTTCGTCGACAAGGCCGACAAGGCCAGTGACGACGGCGAGGGCAGCCGGTTCGCCCGGACGGTGGCGGCGTGCTGGCGGGACCACGACTTCGCCGGGCTGGACGCGCTCGGCGAGCTGGTGGCCGTGCAACTGGCCGACGACGACCGGCTCGCCGGGACGGAGGACCTGCCGCTGGCGCGGGTGCTGGACCGGGCGGCGGCGCTGCTGGCGCTGTGCCGGGGCGCCGACCCGGTCCCGGCGGAGGAGGAGGCCGCCGCGGCGGACCTGCTCACCCGGTTCGGGGCTCAGGTGCCCGAATGGGTGTGGGCGGAGCTGGTCCCGGCGCTGCCGGGCGTGGGTTTCGACCTGGCGCTGGCGATGCACCGGTGGGCGCGGCGGGTGGCGGCGGCCGAGGTCGCCGACCGGTGCGCGGCCCGCTGCGTCATCCTGGCGCTGGAGGACCCGTCCCTCGGCGACCGGCTGCACGAGGTCAGGCCCTCCCCCGACGCCGCGCGGCGGCTGGCCCCCGAGGTGGCCGGAGCGCTGGACCGGGCGGCGACCCTGACCGTGGCCGGGCGGCTGGTGGCGCTGGCGGCGCGGACGGGCGTGGACCTGCCCGCCGAGACGGTCCGCTCCGTGGCGGCCCGCTGCGCCCGCACCGCGGTGGACGATCTGCCGGGCGCGCTGGACGGCGTCCCAGCCCAGTGGCGCGAACGCATCGTCGAGGGCGCCGTCGCCGGGCTGGCCGAAGCCGGGCCGGACGAGCTGCCGCGGCTGCTGACCGACGAGGTCTGCGACCTGCTGCAGGCCCGGGACTGGTCGGCGGCGCCCGCCGTGGGGCTGCGCGTGCTGGGGTCGGTGGGCCGCCGCCACCGGGATCGCCGCGTGGACGTCACCGGGGCGCTGCTGCGGCTGGAGGGGGTGGAGCCCGGCGACGTGGACCGGGTGCTCGGCGAGGTGTGGGCGGTGCAGGCGAGCGCCGCCGAGTGCGCGGCGCTGCTGGAGGCGTTCGACGAGGCGGTGCCGTCCCGTCCGGCGCTGGCGGCCCTGCCGTCGCGGGCGTTCCGGCAGGCGGCGCTGGAGGGCGACGCCGCGCTGGAGGACCCGGCGCTGCTGCGGATGGCCGGGCAGGTGCTGGCGGCGTTCCCCGAGGACCATGCGGCGTTCTGCGACGCCTCGGTGCTGCTGGAGTACAACAGGGCCGTCGGGGCGATGCAGGCCGACGCGGCGGCGGCCGGGCTGGACGCCGTGCACGCGGCGGAGGGGGCGACGGCGGAGGTGCGGGACGGCGTGTTCACCGAGGCGGCCGACCGGCTGGCCCGGCGGGACGCGCGGTTCCGCGCGGCGCTGCTGGCCGCGGCGTCCGCCCCGGTGCGCGCCCGGCTGGCGGAACGCTGGACCCGTCCCCGCGCCCGGGGCCTGCTGGGCCGGTCCGGGCTGGGCGCGGGCCGCCGGCACGAACTGGTCGAGGTGGTGCTGCGGATGCGGCTGGCCGGGGTGCGCGAGCCCCGGCTGGAGTCGTGGGCGCGGGCGGCGGCCGGCGGCCGGCTGGCGACCCGGCGGCTGGACGGATACCTGGCCGACCCGGCGCTGCGGACCGAGCTGCGCCGGCTGATCGGCGACGACCCGGCCGGGCGGGAGGGCTGA
- a CDS encoding TRAFAC clade GTPase domain-containing protein, with amino-acid sequence MPAIWVLLLLVAWAALAIVFPVVFAVTLTAATGAALGFAYLQAWRTLTPTTAKGPSPVPVPPVAYRHYLLEQVWRDWWAVAQAAVPWAWRTGRTAMTRVTRTLLGGLWGFFLLPLWLALYLGVAVAVLPATVIGMLLTACYGLVVALGLAGWLVCVGVLWLVERAFMAYGRILQTCPHPFCYEKIALPVYECPGCGTRHRRLTPGTAGAFRHVCRCGARLPTTIPLGRYRLTAYCPHCHGRLPERIGRVRVEPLPFVGGPAAGKTTFMFLAIRALHARALAAHGRLAFVDRLHAQAYASAVREFERGGRLAKTGPELPLATMVDVELPGRRHRILYLFDPAGEHFTGATEVESLRYLDHGEALLFVVDPFALPAVRRALTEEELAAAERAAPSSEEDPADTLQRVLNELRTRPDRGRQRRVAVVVTKTDLLRGTMVGRSIGRSPAAGDAPRRPPARRCAAGWRRWAWAT; translated from the coding sequence ATGCCCGCGATCTGGGTGCTGCTGCTCCTCGTGGCCTGGGCGGCGCTCGCGATCGTCTTCCCGGTGGTGTTCGCGGTGACGCTGACGGCGGCCACCGGTGCGGCGCTGGGGTTCGCGTACCTGCAGGCGTGGCGGACCCTGACCCCGACGACCGCGAAGGGCCCCTCGCCGGTCCCGGTGCCCCCGGTCGCCTACCGGCACTACCTGCTGGAGCAGGTGTGGCGGGACTGGTGGGCGGTGGCCCAGGCGGCGGTCCCGTGGGCGTGGCGGACGGGCCGCACGGCGATGACGCGGGTGACGCGGACGCTGCTGGGCGGGCTGTGGGGGTTCTTCCTGCTGCCGCTGTGGCTGGCGCTGTACCTGGGCGTGGCGGTGGCGGTGCTGCCCGCCACGGTCATCGGGATGCTGCTGACGGCCTGCTACGGGCTGGTGGTGGCGCTGGGGCTGGCCGGGTGGCTGGTCTGCGTCGGGGTGCTGTGGCTGGTCGAGCGGGCGTTCATGGCCTACGGGCGGATCCTGCAGACCTGCCCGCACCCGTTCTGCTACGAGAAGATCGCGCTGCCGGTGTACGAGTGCCCCGGCTGCGGCACCCGGCACCGGCGGCTGACGCCGGGCACGGCGGGGGCGTTCCGGCACGTGTGCCGGTGCGGGGCGCGGCTGCCGACCACGATCCCGCTGGGCCGCTACCGGCTGACCGCGTACTGCCCGCACTGCCACGGGCGGCTGCCGGAGCGGATCGGGCGGGTGCGGGTGGAGCCGCTGCCGTTCGTGGGCGGCCCGGCGGCGGGCAAGACCACGTTCATGTTCCTGGCGATCCGGGCGCTGCACGCGCGGGCGCTGGCGGCGCACGGCAGGCTGGCGTTCGTGGACCGGCTGCACGCGCAGGCGTACGCGAGCGCGGTGCGGGAGTTCGAGCGCGGGGGGCGGCTGGCCAAGACGGGGCCGGAGCTGCCGCTGGCCACGATGGTGGACGTGGAGCTGCCGGGCCGCAGGCACCGCATCCTGTACCTGTTCGACCCGGCCGGGGAGCACTTCACCGGGGCCACCGAGGTCGAGTCGCTGCGCTACCTGGACCACGGGGAGGCGCTGCTGTTCGTGGTGGACCCGTTCGCGCTCCCGGCGGTGCGGCGGGCGCTCACCGAGGAGGAGCTGGCCGCGGCGGAACGGGCGGCGCCGTCCTCGGAGGAGGACCCGGCCGACACGCTGCAGCGGGTGCTGAACGAGCTGCGCACCCGGCCGGACCGGGGCCGCCAGCGGCGGGTCGCGGTGGTGGTGACCAAGACCGACCTGCTGCGCGGCACGATGGTCGGCCGGTCGATCGGCCGGTCGCCGGCCGCCGGGGACGCCCCGAGGAGGCCCCCGGCGCGGCGGTGCGCCGCTGGCTGGAGGAGGTGGGCCTGGGCAACGTGA
- a CDS encoding TetR/AcrR family transcriptional regulator has translation MTGGARTSPVERRLLAAAVRLFAEHGFDGVSVQQIVEAAQVTKGGLYHYFDSKQDLLHEIYRSLIGRQLADLERILAAGLDPAATVRAVIRELVTSTAEHIDEAQVFAREMHRLDPDRLAAVRADRRRYHVAFREVVERGQREGVFAKVAPAETVTLVVFGMVNEMPRWYRADGRKPAAAFAEEVADLILAGLRPS, from the coding sequence ATGACCGGTGGGGCGCGTACCTCCCCGGTGGAACGCCGGCTGCTGGCCGCCGCGGTGCGGCTGTTCGCCGAGCACGGCTTCGACGGCGTCTCGGTGCAGCAGATCGTCGAGGCCGCCCAGGTCACCAAGGGCGGCCTGTACCACTACTTCGACTCCAAGCAGGACCTGCTGCACGAGATCTACCGCTCGCTGATCGGGCGGCAGCTGGCCGACCTGGAACGGATCCTGGCCGCGGGACTGGACCCGGCCGCCACCGTGCGGGCGGTGATCCGGGAGCTGGTGACCTCCACCGCCGAGCACATCGACGAGGCCCAGGTATTCGCCCGCGAGATGCACCGGCTGGACCCCGACCGGCTGGCCGCCGTCCGCGCCGACCGCCGCCGCTACCACGTCGCCTTCCGCGAGGTCGTCGAACGCGGCCAGCGCGAGGGGGTGTTCGCGAAGGTCGCCCCGGCCGAGACGGTGACCCTGGTGGTCTTCGGGATGGTCAACGAGATGCCCCGGTGGTACCGCGCGGACGGCCGCAAGCCCGCCGCCGCGTTCGCCGAGGAGGTCGCCGACCTGATCCTGGCCGGCCTGCGGCCCTCCTGA
- a CDS encoding phosphotriesterase family protein, which yields MAVVETVRGAVDVAELGRTYMHEHVFVLSTEHVQNHGHGAWWDEEERIADATAKLRGLVEDGVTTIADPTVWGLGRYIPRIRRIAEQVPELNIIVATGLYTYDKLPFQLDFLGPGTLFGGPDPMVEMFVRDITEGIADTGVKAAFLKCCVEEPGLTPGVSRVLHAVAAAHRETGAPITVHTSASAQTGRIAVEVLGKEGVDLSKVVIGHAGDSNDLDYLMELADTGAILGMDRFGLDAYNPTARRVATVAALCERGYADRMVLSHDANCFTDWFGPDPEQLRGVAAPNWHYRHIGADVLPALREAGVTDAHLDQMLVTNPRRYFTR from the coding sequence GTGGCCGTCGTGGAGACCGTGCGGGGCGCCGTCGACGTGGCCGAGCTGGGCCGCACCTACATGCACGAGCACGTGTTCGTGCTGTCCACCGAGCACGTCCAGAACCACGGGCACGGGGCCTGGTGGGACGAGGAGGAGCGGATCGCCGACGCGACGGCCAAGCTGCGGGGGCTGGTCGAGGACGGCGTCACCACGATCGCCGACCCCACGGTGTGGGGGCTGGGCCGCTACATCCCGCGGATCCGGCGGATCGCCGAGCAGGTGCCGGAGCTGAACATCATCGTGGCGACCGGCCTGTACACCTATGACAAGCTGCCGTTCCAGCTCGACTTCCTCGGGCCGGGCACGCTGTTCGGCGGGCCGGACCCGATGGTGGAGATGTTCGTCCGGGACATCACCGAGGGCATCGCCGACACCGGGGTCAAGGCCGCGTTCCTGAAGTGCTGCGTGGAGGAGCCGGGGCTCACCCCGGGGGTCTCGCGGGTGCTGCACGCGGTGGCCGCCGCGCACCGCGAGACCGGCGCCCCGATCACCGTGCACACCTCGGCGTCCGCGCAGACCGGTCGGATCGCGGTCGAGGTGCTCGGCAAGGAGGGCGTGGACCTGTCCAAGGTGGTCATCGGGCACGCCGGGGACAGCAACGACCTGGACTACCTGATGGAGCTGGCCGACACCGGCGCGATCCTGGGGATGGACCGGTTCGGGCTGGACGCCTACAACCCGACCGCCCGGCGGGTGGCGACGGTGGCGGCGCTGTGCGAGCGCGGGTACGCCGACCGGATGGTGCTCAGCCACGACGCGAACTGCTTCACGGACTGGTTCGGTCCCGACCCCGAGCAGTTGCGCGGCGTCGCCGCCCCGAACTGGCACTACCGGCACATCGGCGCCGACGTGCTGCCCGCGCTGCGCGAGGCGGGCGTCACCGACGCCCACCTCGACCAGATGCTGGTGACCAACCCGCGCCGCTACTTCACCCGTTAG
- a CDS encoding DNA glycosylase AlkZ-like family protein: protein MIEVDRSRVLAYRLAEHGLTDETADGRNALDLGFQDTPPGTAVVGTVARRWSPPADSTAVIWSVRGAPHLHRRSDLAALAGALWPLSDADATARMRSTQLKEVAPRGIEAFAMAAQAMRDVVTGPMTKGRISRAVSDALPPEFSYYCPTCAAEHVSGQLFQQVGIFAGVRLLPGGRTTMLGPVEEVPAVPDKAHGTDGLIRAYLRLLGPATKADVARFFGTTATALGPAWPDGLAEVRVEGRTRLLPADRVDALTAAAPPRGVRLLSAYDPYLQTGDRDLLVPDKARQKEVWRTLGRPGVLLADGEIAGTWRARTAGRRLEVTITPYTEPGERIRGDADAEAARLAEARGAADVRVMWANG, encoded by the coding sequence ATGATCGAGGTGGACCGGAGCCGGGTCCTGGCGTACCGGCTGGCCGAGCACGGGCTGACCGACGAGACGGCGGACGGGCGCAACGCCCTCGACCTGGGGTTCCAGGACACGCCGCCGGGGACCGCGGTGGTCGGGACGGTCGCGCGGCGCTGGTCGCCGCCCGCGGACTCCACGGCGGTGATCTGGAGCGTGCGGGGCGCGCCGCACCTGCACCGCCGGTCGGATCTGGCCGCGCTGGCGGGGGCGCTGTGGCCGCTGAGCGACGCCGACGCCACCGCCCGCATGCGCAGCACCCAGCTCAAGGAGGTCGCGCCGCGGGGGATCGAGGCGTTCGCGATGGCGGCTCAGGCGATGCGGGACGTCGTGACCGGGCCGATGACCAAGGGGCGGATCAGCCGGGCGGTCAGCGACGCGCTGCCGCCGGAGTTCAGCTACTACTGCCCGACCTGCGCGGCCGAGCACGTGTCGGGGCAGTTGTTCCAGCAGGTGGGGATCTTCGCCGGGGTGCGGCTGCTGCCGGGCGGGCGGACCACGATGCTCGGGCCGGTCGAGGAGGTCCCCGCCGTCCCGGACAAGGCGCACGGCACCGACGGCCTGATCCGCGCCTACCTGCGGCTGCTGGGACCGGCGACCAAGGCCGACGTCGCCAGGTTCTTCGGCACGACGGCCACGGCGCTCGGCCCGGCCTGGCCGGACGGCCTCGCCGAGGTACGGGTCGAGGGCCGGACGCGGCTGCTGCCCGCCGACCGGGTGGACGCGCTGACGGCCGCCGCTCCGCCGCGCGGCGTCCGGCTGCTGTCCGCCTACGACCCGTACCTGCAGACCGGCGACCGGGACCTGCTGGTGCCCGACAAGGCCCGGCAGAAGGAGGTGTGGCGCACGCTGGGCCGCCCCGGGGTCCTGCTCGCCGACGGGGAGATCGCCGGGACCTGGCGCGCCCGGACGGCCGGACGCCGCCTGGAGGTGACGATCACTCCGTACACCGAACCCGGGGAACGGATCCGCGGCGACGCCGACGCCGAGGCCGCCCGGCTCGCCGAGGCGCGCGGGGCGGCCGACGTCCGCGTGATGTGGGCTAACGGGTGA
- a CDS encoding Lrp/AsnC family transcriptional regulator has protein sequence MDELDAAIVQALQADGRQTNRELAERLGIAPSTCLERVRSLRNRGVITGFHAAVDLAELGRPLQALVNVRLQPKTREAVEGFRTYIGRLPETVAVFVVSGGDDFIVQVAVRDTGHLRDFVVDHVSRFPNIADVRTSIVYEHLRKNAVEVLAPPAGRGRR, from the coding sequence GTGGACGAACTTGATGCGGCGATCGTGCAGGCGTTGCAGGCCGACGGCAGGCAGACCAACCGGGAACTGGCCGAGCGGCTGGGCATCGCCCCCTCCACCTGCCTGGAACGGGTCCGCTCGCTGCGCAACCGCGGGGTGATCACCGGCTTCCACGCCGCCGTCGACCTGGCCGAGCTGGGCCGCCCGCTGCAGGCGCTGGTCAACGTGCGGCTGCAGCCCAAGACCCGGGAGGCGGTGGAGGGCTTCCGCACCTACATCGGCCGGCTGCCGGAGACGGTCGCGGTGTTCGTGGTCTCCGGCGGCGACGACTTCATCGTCCAGGTCGCCGTGCGCGACACCGGGCATCTGCGGGACTTCGTCGTCGACCACGTCTCCCGCTTCCCCAACATCGCCGACGTGCGGACCTCGATCGTGTACGAGCACCTGCGCAAGAACGCCGTCGAGGTGCTGGCGCCGCCCGCCGGACGCGGCCGGCGATGA
- a CDS encoding DUF2000 domain-containing protein, which translates to MTVSAPAWLGTLERRPDLPTGRLPVKWVIVADRELPRGLQANAAACLAAAMGRAAPELVGDGGPDASGGVHTGLPWTGCTVLAATAPILRVVRAAALEEPDLLVADMCSIAQRARVYSDYLAELARTADEDLTYYAISVAGPRALVDRLTGRFPLLR; encoded by the coding sequence GTGACCGTCTCCGCGCCCGCCTGGCTGGGCACCCTCGAACGCCGTCCCGACCTGCCGACCGGGCGGCTGCCCGTCAAGTGGGTGATCGTGGCCGACCGCGAGCTGCCCCGCGGGCTGCAGGCCAACGCCGCCGCCTGCCTGGCCGCCGCGATGGGCCGGGCCGCCCCGGAGCTGGTCGGCGACGGCGGCCCGGACGCCTCCGGCGGCGTCCACACCGGGCTGCCGTGGACCGGCTGCACCGTGCTGGCCGCGACCGCGCCGATCCTGCGGGTGGTGCGGGCCGCCGCGCTGGAGGAGCCCGACCTGCTGGTCGCCGACATGTGCTCGATCGCCCAGCGGGCCCGGGTGTACTCCGACTACCTGGCCGAGCTGGCCCGCACCGCGGACGAGGACCTGACCTACTACGCGATCAGCGTCGCCGGCCCCCGCGCCCTCGTCGACCGGCTCACCGGACGGTTCCCGCTGCTGCGCTGA